One region of Rhizophagus irregularis chromosome 20, complete sequence genomic DNA includes:
- a CDS encoding uncharacterized protein (SECRETED:cutsite_TDA-VP; SECRETED:prob_0.9744); SECRETED:SignalP(1-24) — translation MKSFKIMVMLFVIALVALINLTDAVPLPNDPSTGEMELLLVEKPTIIYVKRDLPTGSASDPDIIAPPSPEYNNGSQLKRLAIPIGVVCGVILGSIVLYLVWKWCFKSSEK, via the exons ATGAAGTCATTCAAG ATAATGGTAATGTTATTTGTCATAGCATTAGTTGCTCTAATTAATTTGACGGATGCCGTTCCTCTACCCAATGATCCATCGACCGGTGAGATGG aATTACTCCTTGTCGAGAAACCTACTATAATCTATGTCAAGAGAGATTTGCCAACAGGAAGTGCCAGTGACCCTGATATTATTGCTCCTCCTTCTCCTGAATATAACAACGGAAGTCAATTAAAAAGACTTGCCATTCCAATTGGTGTTGTATGTGGTGTAATACTCGGTTCCATTGTTTTATATCTTGTTTGGAAATGGTGTTTCAAATCTTcagaaaaataa